Proteins encoded together in one Telopea speciosissima isolate NSW1024214 ecotype Mountain lineage chromosome 4, Tspe_v1, whole genome shotgun sequence window:
- the LOC122660245 gene encoding uncharacterized protein LOC122660245 produces the protein MQEWVKVTVAASSAAVAIIVLIVFIWRFCYSRRLTRITDTTKTRGQNLQSGIAKLHQVSESRDRKTLHGFHHPDSKGRANFSKFRHGVLSKPAFSWADHPWLVSEALEYGWSRFAFTAQTSSPSTRPSLLGLCAAGDQGRETEAFISWEVSPGSVDYTQKIRFNPGMKKIDMGIPPLGASCVIKSALPLPGPTLGSISSFPQEAYLEITILSSLSEEEIDSIHSVKRSSGEGELKKLIPPTANASAQSDSLIHVAGTNGSARFQELKLRIKEGAKQEEPVIWSVGLSGGGYPPRKLPGTFPGSIGFNSNGSVFLDGNKLIYESDKPELESRDKVIGCGFDPSQKKVFFTVDSELVHEIHCKAEEFGNPLYPTLAANVDITVLINFGQTAFKYLPANAQRTSNPCFIDPLANGSTASVGDDDSREFFSIGRIDPQWLNRNNTKTNNNNGDNISIDLDGESEAELFEIVLDSSSRSGTVMS, from the exons ATGCAAGAATGGGTGAAAGTTACAGTGGCAGCATCGTCTGCTGCAGTTGCTATAATCGTCTTGATCGTGTTCATATGGAGATTCTGTTATTCCAGAAGACTTACTCGGATTACAGATACAACGAAGACAAGAGGGCAGAACTTACAATCAGGGATTGCGAAGCTTCACCAGGTAAGTGAATCCAGGGACCGCAAGACTCTCCATGGTTTTCATCATCCAGACAGCAAGGGAAGGGCAAATTTCTCTAAGTTCCGACATGGGGTTTTGTCGAAGCCAGCCTTCAGTTGGGCTGATCATCCTTGGCTTGTTTCAGAGGCCTTAGAGTATGGCTGGTCTAGATTTGCCTTCACGGCCCAAACTTCATCTCCTTCGACTCGACCGAGCCTGTTGGGTTTATGCGCTGCTGGTGATCAGGGACGAGAAACAGAGGCGTTTATTAGCTGGGAAGTGAGTCCAGGGTCGGTAGACTACACGCAGAAGATCAGGTTCAATCCAGGAATGAAGAAGATCGATATGGGTATCCCTCCTTTGGGTGCTTCATGCGTTATCAAGTCTGCGCTGCCCTTGCCAGGACCTACCTTGGGAAGTATTAGCTCCTTCCCTCAAGAAGCTTATCTCGAAATCACCATCTTGTCTTCTCTTTCAGAGGAGGAAATCGACTCTATCCATAGCGTTAAGAGAAGCTCTGGTGAAGGCGAGCTGAAGAAACTCATTCCACCGACTGCTAATGCTAGTGCTCAATCGGATTCATTAATCCATGTTGCAGGAACCAATGGAAGTGCCAGATTCCAAGAATTGAAACTACGGATTAAGGAAGGAGCAAAGCAGGAGGAGCCGGTGATATGGTCGGTGGGGCTCAGCGGAGGTGGGTATCCCCCACGGAAACTCCCCGGAACCTTTCCTGGATCCATTGGATTCAACTCCAATGGTTCTGTTTTCCTTGATG GAAATAAGCTCATCTATGAATCTGATAAGCCAGAATTGGAAAGCAGAGACAAGGTGATCGGTTGCGGTTTTGATCCATCTCAGAAGAAGGTGTTCTTCACTGTGGATTCAGAATTGGTGCACGAAATCCATTGCAAAGCGGAGGAATTCGGGAACCCACTTTACCCGACTCTAGCTGCGAATGTAGACATTACAGTTTTGATAAATTTTGGACAGACTGCTTTCAAGTATTTGCCGGCAAATGCGCAGAGAacttcaaatccatgtttcATTGACCCTCTTGCTAATGGTTCTACAGCTTCTGTGGGCGATGACGATAGCCGAGAGTTCTTTTCCATAGGAAGGATTGACCCTCAATGGCTTAATCGAAATAACACCAagaccaacaacaacaatggtGATAACATTTCAATAGATCTCGACGGGGAATCTGAAGCTGAATTATTCGAAATAGTTTTGGATAGCTCAAGCAGATCAGGCACAGTAATGAGTTAA